One part of the Phragmites australis chromosome 3, lpPhrAust1.1, whole genome shotgun sequence genome encodes these proteins:
- the LOC133913407 gene encoding BTB/POZ domain-containing protein At3g50780-like has product MAELKVASLDAQTTKIRNVPIAVTPEGFWCCPSQAVLQKTVKNQNQQAKRKGGASPPASKASSVQRAPTISSERRTHSTPTRSKINSEEQRCLLADNATANPPKAANERPPKQHKISVGFGQLELSDLKVLLYGKDGVAVKMSVHKNVLAENSTFFADKLSRQSSISSIEVPDCEDVEIYVETVGLMYCSDVKQRLIKQSVPHVLRILKVAESLGFRACVISCLDYLEAVPWVGEEEENVVSSVRNLQSENYGVSPVLKRIVSDLTIPPNDTFSHIIELVLKSNEDRGRREVQSLVLKLLKENSTTCTGGSSDLCADTLYRSCQNCLESLLALLRQASDSDFAEQALDIKEPVFRQIALEAENLLWLAEILADRNAADEFAVMWANQCELAGLHSKLPVKSRHLVSCVTARLFVAVGKGELLPSKDTRQLLLDVWLQPLMDDYNWLQHGCRSFDRKVVEEGIGRTILTLPLEDQQTILLSWLGRFLKVGDSCPNLQKAFEVWWRRTFIRPYAGPQGNQSQSGARK; this is encoded by the exons ATGGCAGAATTAAAGGTTGCAAGTCTCGATGCCCAAACGACAAAGATCAGAAATGTCCCTATTGCTGTGACACCAGAAGGATTCTGGTGTTGCCCGTCCCAGGCCGTGCTCCAGAAGACGGTAAAGAACCAAAACCAGCAGGCAAAACGCAAAGGGGGTGCCTCCCCTCCTGCATCAAAGGCCTCATCAGTTCAAAGGGCACCGACAATCTCATCAGAGAGAAGAACACATTCAACTCCAACAAGGTCTAAAATCAACTCAGAGGAGCAGAGATGCTTATTGGCCGACAATGCCACTGCTAATCCACCAAAGGCAGCAAATGAAAGACCACCAAAGCAACATAAGATATCTGTTGGATTTGGCCAGCTTGAATTGAGTGACTTGAAGGTTTTGCTGTATGGAAAGGATGGGGTTGCTGTAAAGATGAGCGTCCACAAGAATGTCCTAGCTGAAAACAGTACCTTCTTTGCTGATAAGCTCTCAAGGCAATCTTCAATATCGAGTATAGAGGTGCCTGATTGCGAGGATGTGGAGATTTATGTTGAGACTGTTGGGTTGATGTACTGCAGTGATGTCAAGCAGAGGCTGATCAAGCAGAGTGTTCCACATGTTCTTCGGATCTTGAAG GTTGCAGAATCGTTAGGTTTCCGAGCATGTGTCATCTCATGCTTAGATTACTTGGAGGCGGTCCCTTGGGtcggggaagaagaagagaatgtGGTCTCATCTGTTCGGAACCTGCAGAGTGAGAATTATGGTGTTAGCCCTGTACTGaagaggatagtgtctgatCTAACGATCCCACCAAATGACACATTTTCACATATCATTGAATTAGTTTTGAAAAGCAATGAGGACAGAGGGCGGCGTGAGGTGCAGTCCTTGGTGCTGAAGCTTCTGAAGGAGAATAGCACTACCTGTACCGGTGGATCTTCTGACTTATGTGCTGATACTCTCTACAGATCATGTCAGAACTGCCTGGAGTCCTTGTTGGCCTTGTTACGGCAAGCATCTGACAGTGATTTTGCCGAGCAAGCTCTGGATATTAAAGAACCGGTTTTTCGACAAATTGCTCTAGAAGCAGAAAATCTCCTTTGGTTAGCTGAGATTTTAGCTGACAGGAATGCTGCCGATGAGTTCGCGGTTATGTGGGCTAACCAATGTGAGCTGGCTGGGTTGCATTCCAAGTTACCAGTCAAGTCGCGCCACCTTGTCAGTTGTGTCACGGCAAGGCTCTTTGTGGCAGTTGGGAAAGGAGAGTTGCTTCCTTCAAAGGACACGCGGCAACTTCTCTTGGATGTCTGGCTGCAGCCTCTCATGGATGACTATAACTGGTTGCAGCACGGTTGCAGATCATTCGACCGTAAAGTGGTGGAGGAAGGAATCGGGCGTACCATCTTGACGCTCCCGCTGGAGGATCAGCAGACGATACTGCTCTCGTGGCTCGGGAGGTTCTTGAAGGTTGGGGACAGCTGCCCCAATCTCCAGAAGGCCTTTGAGGTTTGGTGGAGGAGGACTTTCATAAGGCCTTATGCTGGGCCACAAGGGAATCAATCGCAATCGGGTGCAAGAAAATAG
- the LOC133911260 gene encoding uncharacterized protein LOC133911260, producing the protein MSRGGKLRWLWRAPARALGRACDLYVRGLTGCARYVPADAAFGYPVFVPASLSRSHSVAGSDSAAEEDLRELVRAASQRRVEQRERELQAVARSQSMAAALSMARIDEDAPCEFGGAGAGELYPRSQSCVGGDAGRRARGHRKVAALG; encoded by the coding sequence ATGAGCCGAGGGGGCAAGCTGCGGTGGCTGTGGAGGGCGCCGGCGCGGGCGCTGGGCCGGGCGTGCGACCTGTACGTGCGGGGGCTGACGGGGTGCGCGCGCTACGTGCCCGCCGACGCCGCGTTCGGGTACCCGGTGTTCGTGCCGGCGTCGCTGTCCAGAAGCCACAGCGTCGCTGGCTCCGACTCGGCCGCCGAGGAGGACCTCCGCGAGCTCGTTCGAGCTGCGTCGCAGAGGCGCGTCGAGCAGCGGGAGCGGGAGCTGCAGGCCGTGGCGAGGAGCCAGAGCATGGCCGCCGCGCTCTCCATGGCGCGGATCGACGAGGACGCGCCGTGCGAGttcggcggcgccggcgccggcgagctgTACCCGAGGAGCCAGAGCTGCGTCGGTGGGGACGCGGGGAGGAGGGCCCGCGGTCACCGGAAGGTGGCGGCGCTGGGCTGA
- the LOC133913408 gene encoding cytochrome c biogenesis protein CCS1, chloroplastic, whose translation MRAPHRRRHEWRLLPGPSAQSAAGRPSRPGPANLPKKIVSPTAKSRDASSLHLWLVCSTRATTPYPHITPAPSLFRARDEAIQRRITPSPRALLPAAPAPMPSAASYLLVNPSKSFSFHRLSPPFPSPRLPARRLHVSCDAPRGSSRSGGGGGRREVIPAGASKAKKQIVFFDAAPPVSQSQQGGDEEGKRRELTKDGKDANAALALARRATKRTLAVLSNLPLAISEMFAIAALMALGTVIDQGEAPSYYFEKFPEDNPVFGFITWRWILTPGFDHMFSSPVFLGLLALLAASLMACTYTTQLPMVKVARRWSFTHSGERIRKQEFADSLPRASIQDLGVILMGAGYEVFTKGPSLYAFKGLAGRYAPIGVHLAMLFIMAGATLSATGSFKGSVDVPQGLNFVIGDVMKPRGVLSVAPDDFNTEVHVNRFYMEYYDSGEVSQFYSDLSLFDLDGKEVMRKTIKVNDPLRYGGVTIYQTDWGFSALSVKKNGEGPFNLAMAPLKLNGDKKLFGTFLPLEDSNSSNSNVKGISMLARDLQSIVLYDQDGKFVGVRRPSSKLPIEINGNEILIEDAIGSTGLDLKTDPGVPIVYAGFGALMLTTCISYLSHSQIWALQDGSTVVVGGKTNRAKLEFSEEMNRLLDKVPELIGANENAVDSKSTAT comes from the exons ATGCGAGCGCCGCACCGCCGGCGGCACGAATGGCGCCTCCTGCCGGGTCCCTCGGCTCAGAGTGCGGCAGGACGGCCCAGTCGCCCCGGCCCGGCAAATCTGCCAAAGAAAATCGTGAGCCCAACCGCGAAATCCCGTGACGCCTCCTCACTTCACCTGTGGCTTGTGTGCAGCACCCGCGCCACGACGCCTTATCCACACAtcacccccgccccctccctTTTCCGCGCGCGAGATGAAGCCATCCAACGACGCATCACTCCCTCGCCGCGCGCGCTCCTtcccgccgcgcccgcgccgatGCCGTCCGCCGCCTCTTATCTCCTCGTAAACCCCTCGAAATCTTTCTCCTTCCACCGCCTCTCGCCCCCGTTCCCGTCCCCGCGTCTCCCCGCCCGCCGGCTCCATGTCTCCTGCGACGCGCCGCGGGGTAGTagcaggagcggcggcggcggcgggaggcgcGAGGTCATCCCCGCCGGCGCCAGCAAGGCCAAGAAGCAGATCGTCTTCTTCGACGCCGCGCCGCCGGTGTCGCAGTCGCAGCagggcggcgacgaggaggggaagaggagggagCTGACGAAGGATGGCAAGGACGCCAACgcggcgctggcgctggcgAGGAGGGCGACCAAGCGGACGCTCGCGGTGCTGTCCAACCTCCCGCTCGCCATCTCCGAGATGTTCGCCATCGCCGCCCTCATGGCCTTAG GCACGGTGATAGACCAGGGAGAGGCGCCGAGCTACTACTTCGagaagttccccgaggacaaccCGGTGTTCGGCTTCATCACGTGGAGGTGGATCCTCACACCCGGGTTCGACCACATGTTCTCCTCCCCGGTCTTCCTCGgcctcctcgcgctcctcgCGGCGTCCCTCATGGCATGCACCTACACAACCCAGCTCCCCATGGTCAAGGTCGCAAGAAG ATGGTCGTTCACACATTCCGGCGAAAGAATACGGAAGCAGGAGTTTGCAGACTCTCTTCCCCGAGCATCCATCCAGGATTTGGGAGTCATCTTGATGGGCGCTGGTTATGAG GTTTTCACCAAGGGGCCATCTTTGTATGCTTTCAAAGGGTTGGCTGGTCGGTACGCGCCTATCGGCGTGCACTTAGCAATGCTTTTCATCATGGCAGGAGCCACGCTTAGCGCGACAGGAAGCTTTAAAGGCTCGGTGGATGTCCCCCAGGGTCTGAATTTCGTCATAGGAGATGTGATGAAACCCAGAGGGGTCCTCTCTGTCGCACCGGACGATTTCAATACCGAAGTTCATGTCAACCGGTTCTACATGGAGTACTATGACAGTGGAGAG GTTTCGCAATTTTATAGCGATCTTTCACTTTTCGACCTTGATGGTAAAGAAGTTATGAGGAAGACTATCAAAGTGAATGATCCCCTGAGGTACGGAGGGGTCACGATCTACCAAACGGACTGGGGATTTTCAGCACTGAGTGTGAAGAAAAATGGTGAAGGCCCTTTCAATTTGGCCATGGCTCCCTTGAAACTGAATGGCGACAAGAAGCTCTTTGGAACGTTCTTGCCACTCGAAGACTCGAACTCTTCGAATTCAAATGTCAAGGGAAT ATCGATGCTTGCTCGAGATCTGCAGTCTATTGTGTTGTATGATCAAGATGGTAAGTTTGTTGGGGTTCGCCGGCCAAGCTCAAAACTCCCCATTGAGATTAATGGTAATGAAATACTCATTGAAGATGCTATTGGCAGTACTGGACTGGATCTTAAG ACTGATCCAGGCGTTCCCATTGTGTATGCTGGATTTGGTGCGCTCATGTTAACGACCTGCATTAGTTATCTTTCACACTCTCAG ATATGGGCATTGCAAGATGGAAGCACAGTAGTTGTCGGAGGGAAGACAAATCGAGCAAAGCTTGAATTCTCTGAAGAGATGAACCGGTTACTAGATAAAGTACCAGAGCTGATCGGTGCCAATGAGAACGCTGTAGATAGCAAATCGACCgccacatga
- the LOC133913406 gene encoding small ribosomal subunit protein uS9c-like codes for MALSISSLAAALSHLSLPSTSTSKPHPPPLLRLHSTSRRAARLGLRASAAEPAGAELPAEEVVAVEEEEAEDELSGLALRKYVKQRLPGGFAAQRITATGRRKTAIARVVLQEGTGNVFINFRDAKEYLQRNPIWMEYCKIPLATLGFENNYDVFAKVHGGGLSGQAQAVCLGIARALVKISTANKVPLRSEGLLTRDTRIVERKKAGLRKARKRPQFSKR; via the exons ATGGCGctctccatctcctccctcgccgccgccctctcccacctctctctcccctccacctccacctccaagCCCCACCCGCCCcctctcctccgcctccactcCACCTCACGCCGCGCCGCTCGCCTCGGGCTCCGCGCCTCCGCGGCCGAGCCGGCCGGGGCGGAGCTGCcagcggaggaggtggtggctgtggaggaggaggaggcggaggacgaGCTTTCAGGGTTGGCGCTGCGGAAGTACGTGAAGCAGCGTCTTCCTGGCGGGTTCGCGGCGCAGCGGATCACCGCCACGGGCCGCCGCAAGACGGCCATCGCCCGCGTCGTGCTCCAGGAGGGCACCGGCAATGTCTTCATCAACTTCCGGGACGCCAAG GAGTATTTGCAGCGAAATCCAATTTGGATGGAGTACTGCAAGATCCCCTTGGCGACTCTAGGGTTTGAGAACAACTACGACGTCTTTGCCAAAGTTCATGGGGGTGGTCTCTCAGGCCAGGCCCAGGCGGTTTGCCTCGGCATCGCCCGCGCGTTGGTGAAGATCAGCACTGCCAACAAGGTTCCTCTGAGGTCAGAAGGTTTGCTGACGAGAGACACCCGTATTGTTGAAAGGAAGAAGGCTGGTCTCAGGAAGGCACGCAAGCGCCCTCAGTTCTCCAAGCGTTGA
- the LOC133913409 gene encoding probable calcium-binding protein CML41 — protein MAKQLSRKRSFRLPLLCRQSDAASPRGAAVTRSSSPSFGRGSGSSSSSCSRQCELQRIFQHFDRDNDGKISGAELRAFFVSMGDDMPSSGDGGYMLDFAGFVALMEREGGQEDDLRGAFEVFNTVESAGRITARGLQRVLAQLGDQRSVADCEAMIRAYDVDGDGGLDFHEFQRMMS, from the coding sequence ATGGCGAAGCAACTGTCTCGCAAACGGAGCTTCAGGCTGCCGCTCCTTTGCAGGCAGTCGGACGCGGCGAGCCCGCGGGGTGCGGCCGTCACCcggtcgtcgtcgccgtcgttcGGCAGGGGGTCCGGGTCCAGCTCCAGCTCCTGCAGCAGGCAATGCGAACTGCAGAGGATCTTCCAGCACTTCGACAGGGACAACGATGGCAAGATCTCCGGCGCCGAGCTGCGCGCGTTCTTTGTGTCCATGGGCGACGACATGCCGTCGTCGGGCGACGGCGGCTACATGCTGGACTTCGCCGGGTTCGTGGCGCTGATGGAGAGAGAGGGCGGCCAGGAGGACGACCTGAGGGGGGCGTTCGAGGTGTTCAACACCGTGGAGTCCGCGGGCAGGATCACGGCCAGGGGGCTGCAGAGGGTGCTCGCCCAGCTAGGCGACCAGCGGTCCGTCGCCGACTGCGAGGCCATGATACGGGCCTACGacgtcgacggcgacggcggcctcgACTTCCACGAGTTCCAGAGGATGATGAGCTAG